In Haloterrigena turkmenica DSM 5511, a single genomic region encodes these proteins:
- a CDS encoding toxin transporter — protein MKRAISMLLAIALACSFVFAGSAAALDINDVDQDIDQDADLYQDADADVKQYQDVDQKNVGLQGGNVAYAAYGDATAQNDLDQSNTNVQYGVAEAENEGEIDQDADQEAENEFEFDAF, from the coding sequence ATGAAACGCGCAATCTCGATGCTGCTGGCGATCGCACTGGCGTGTAGCTTCGTATTCGCAGGGAGTGCAGCTGCACTGGATATCAACGATGTCGACCAGGACATCGACCAAGACGCGGACCTCTATCAGGACGCGGACGCGGACGTCAAGCAGTACCAGGACGTCGACCAGAAGAACGTCGGCCTGCAGGGCGGTAACGTCGCGTACGCAGCGTACGGAGACGCCACGGCCCAGAACGACCTAGACCAGTCGAACACCAACGTGCAGTACGGTGTCGCTGAAGCCGAGAACGAAGGCGAAATCGACCAGGACGCCGACCAGGAAGCCGAGAACGAGTTCGAGTTCGACGCCTTCTAA
- the radB gene encoding DNA repair and recombination protein RadB, translated as MNDEAIPTGCGPVDELLGGGFERGTVTQVYGPPAAGKTNLALSAAVETAVAGGTAVYVDTEGVSVDRFQQLLSARVDDEDVEAVASRIVIEDAVDFEEQSEAVRDTEEFAERADLIVLDSATGFYRLERTGESDGGEALRSVARQVTHLLSLARKHDLAVVLTNQVFADPDADRTRALGGNTLEHWTGVVLRLERFRGGNRRATLEKHRSKAVGESVQFRITDRGLEGGDESMHH; from the coding sequence GTGAACGACGAGGCGATACCGACCGGCTGTGGTCCGGTCGACGAGTTACTCGGCGGGGGGTTCGAACGCGGAACCGTCACGCAGGTGTACGGCCCGCCCGCGGCGGGGAAGACCAACCTCGCGCTGTCGGCGGCCGTCGAGACGGCCGTCGCCGGCGGGACCGCGGTCTACGTCGACACCGAGGGCGTCTCGGTCGACCGCTTCCAGCAACTGCTCTCGGCCCGGGTCGACGACGAAGACGTCGAGGCCGTCGCCTCGCGGATCGTCATCGAGGACGCCGTCGACTTCGAGGAACAGTCCGAGGCCGTCCGGGACACCGAGGAGTTCGCCGAACGCGCGGACCTGATCGTTCTCGACAGCGCGACCGGCTTCTACCGCTTAGAGCGCACCGGCGAGAGCGACGGCGGCGAGGCGCTGCGAAGCGTCGCCCGACAGGTGACCCACCTCCTCTCGCTGGCCCGCAAACACGACCTCGCGGTCGTCCTGACGAACCAGGTCTTCGCCGATCCCGACGCCGACCGAACGCGCGCGCTCGGCGGGAACACCCTGGAGCACTGGACCGGCGTCGTCCTCCGTCTCGAGCGCTTTCGCGGCGGGAACCGACGGGCGACGCTGGAGAAACACCGCTCGAAGGCGGTCGGCGAGTCCGTCCAGTTCCGGATCACGGATCGGGGACTCGAAGGCGGGGACGAGTCGATGCATCATTAA
- a CDS encoding beta-glucosidase, producing MNGGSERVAERLASMTREEKLRLVSGRSDPAGTATGYLPGVERLDVPPFRLVDGPLGIRAEGERATAFPASIAVAATFDPDLAREKGAAMAREARALEQDALLAPGANLIRVPHCGRNFEYYSEEPLLAAETAAGAVDGIQDEDVVATVKHYVANNQETDRVRVSSEVDERTLRKLYLRPFWAAVEAGAGSVMTAYNRVNGTYMSDHDRLVGDVLKGEWGFDGYVVSDWYGTESTVGAANAGLDLEMPGVAIDGGFGGDGDGDKEDGSFDAADLEGEATEIMGGLPDGTKGDLFGDPLADAIDAGEVPAERLDDMVRRILGQLERIGRLESADDGDRGADDARSDGDDDDGAGAIDTPAHRDLAERIAVRGTVLLENDGVLPLEDEADVAVVGPNVHEAKLGGGGSSETTPFRSTSPAAGLESRADGAVTVARGCEPIPDLSLFDALPFVESEESDEPAADARVGIDADEPAIDAAVRAAGDADVAVVFVRDRTTEGKDRDSLRLPGRQDELVEAVADAAAETVVVVRSSGPVELPWREAVDAVLEAWYPGQADGAAVASVLYGDRDPSGRLPVTFAPEGTYPTADEHRYPGINDEAHYEEGLFVGYRHFDRKSVDTEPTYPFGHGHSYADFAYRDASVVDDRTVRLTVENVADRDGREVVQAYVRPPESAAIERPTRELAGFESIAVPAGEMRTVDIDLADRALGRYDAADGWVIDSDTYPIELARSARDVRKTVALEVAEETLS from the coding sequence ATGAACGGCGGCTCCGAACGCGTCGCGGAGCGACTCGCATCGATGACCCGGGAGGAGAAACTGCGTCTCGTCAGCGGCCGCAGCGATCCCGCGGGGACGGCGACGGGCTACCTGCCCGGCGTCGAGCGACTCGACGTTCCGCCCTTCCGGCTGGTCGACGGCCCGCTCGGGATTCGCGCCGAGGGAGAGCGGGCGACGGCGTTCCCGGCGTCGATCGCCGTCGCGGCGACGTTCGATCCCGACCTCGCGCGCGAGAAGGGTGCGGCGATGGCCCGCGAGGCGCGGGCGCTCGAGCAGGACGCGCTGCTCGCGCCCGGCGCGAACCTGATCCGGGTCCCTCACTGCGGGCGGAACTTCGAGTACTACTCGGAAGAGCCGCTGCTGGCCGCCGAGACGGCGGCGGGAGCGGTCGACGGGATCCAGGACGAGGACGTCGTCGCGACGGTCAAACACTACGTCGCGAACAACCAGGAGACCGACCGCGTCCGGGTCAGCAGCGAGGTCGACGAACGTACGCTCCGGAAGCTGTATCTGCGGCCGTTCTGGGCGGCCGTCGAGGCCGGCGCCGGCTCCGTGATGACCGCTTACAACCGTGTCAACGGAACGTACATGAGCGACCACGACCGCCTCGTCGGTGACGTGCTCAAAGGCGAGTGGGGGTTCGACGGCTACGTCGTCTCCGACTGGTACGGCACCGAGAGCACCGTCGGCGCCGCGAACGCGGGGCTGGATCTCGAGATGCCCGGGGTCGCGATCGACGGCGGGTTCGGTGGCGACGGCGATGGGGACAAGGAGGACGGCTCGTTCGACGCGGCCGACCTCGAGGGCGAGGCCACCGAGATCATGGGCGGGCTCCCCGACGGAACGAAGGGCGACCTGTTCGGCGACCCGCTGGCCGACGCGATCGACGCCGGCGAGGTGCCGGCCGAGCGGCTGGACGACATGGTTCGGCGGATTCTCGGACAACTCGAGCGGATCGGCCGCCTCGAGAGTGCCGACGACGGCGATCGAGGTGCTGACGACGCTCGAAGTGACGGCGACGACGATGACGGGGCCGGAGCCATCGATACGCCCGCCCACCGCGACCTCGCCGAGCGGATCGCCGTCCGGGGGACCGTCCTGCTCGAGAACGACGGCGTTCTCCCGCTCGAGGACGAGGCCGACGTCGCCGTCGTCGGTCCGAACGTCCACGAGGCGAAACTCGGGGGCGGCGGCTCCTCGGAGACGACGCCGTTTCGGTCGACGAGTCCCGCGGCGGGGCTGGAGTCGCGGGCCGACGGCGCGGTGACGGTCGCCCGCGGCTGCGAGCCGATTCCGGATCTCTCGCTGTTCGACGCGCTGCCGTTCGTCGAGAGCGAGGAGAGCGACGAGCCGGCCGCGGACGCGAGGGTCGGCATCGACGCCGACGAGCCCGCTATCGACGCCGCGGTCCGGGCCGCCGGCGATGCCGACGTCGCGGTCGTCTTCGTCCGCGACCGGACGACCGAGGGGAAGGACCGGGACTCGCTGCGGTTGCCCGGCCGACAGGACGAACTCGTCGAGGCAGTTGCCGACGCGGCCGCGGAGACGGTCGTCGTGGTCCGGTCGAGCGGCCCCGTCGAACTCCCGTGGCGCGAGGCGGTCGACGCCGTCCTCGAGGCCTGGTATCCCGGACAGGCTGACGGCGCGGCGGTCGCGTCGGTGCTGTACGGCGACCGCGATCCGTCCGGTCGCCTGCCGGTCACGTTCGCCCCGGAAGGGACGTACCCGACGGCCGATGAGCACCGATACCCCGGGATCAACGACGAAGCGCACTACGAGGAGGGACTGTTCGTCGGCTACCGCCACTTCGACCGAAAATCGGTCGACACAGAGCCGACCTACCCGTTCGGTCACGGACACTCCTACGCCGACTTCGCGTACCGCGACGCGTCGGTCGTCGACGACCGGACGGTCCGCCTCACCGTCGAGAACGTCGCCGATCGGGACGGGCGCGAGGTGGTGCAGGCGTACGTCCGGCCCCCCGAGTCGGCCGCGATCGAGCGGCCGACTCGAGAACTCGCCGGCTTCGAGTCGATCGCCGTCCCCGCCGGTGAGATGCGGACGGTCGACATCGACCTCGCGGATCGGGCGCTCGGACGGTACGACGCTGCCGACGGCTGGGTGATCGATTCAGACACCTATCCGATCGAACTGGCTCGCTCGGCGCGAGACGTGCGAAAAACGGTCGCTCTGGAGGTTGCGGAGGAGACGCTTTCGTGA